The Candidatus Limnocylindrales bacterium genome has a segment encoding these proteins:
- a CDS encoding acyl carrier protein, with protein MDREQPKIVNRQPTNVTQALENYILSLPALQGKGITTLQSTDSFIDQGIFDSLSLLDFVVFIEKLCKIKIPGEDIMPENFGSLEAVMKYLGEKFGIQ; from the coding sequence TTGGACCGGGAACAACCGAAGATCGTCAACAGACAACCCACAAACGTAACACAGGCGCTCGAAAATTATATTCTGAGTTTGCCGGCTTTACAGGGGAAGGGGATTACTACCCTTCAAAGTACAGATTCTTTTATCGATCAAGGGATCTTTGATTCCCTTTCTCTTCTGGATTTTGTTGTGTTTATTGAAAAACTCTGCAAGATCAAAATTCCAGGGGAAGATATCATGCCCGAAAACTTTGGCTCTTTAGAAGCCGTAATGAAGTACCTTGGAGAAAAGTTTGGGATTCAATAA
- a CDS encoding class I adenylate-forming enzyme family protein: protein MARLHEFLKQYRALSPGKEAVVQEEYRLTYAQLDTLVDRLAGILQQNGIAPGDRICLLLDNSPDFVIAYLAILQVGGVVVPLNPSTTLEALTHTLEDCSPKALFLEKRIHSYAGDLISLGFGDPITLGEGEVEIFFLSSYSRPFGVSHPHPPVTPSAKLYPGAYALNSSGMQRNIEGREKDIEDDLAAIIYTSGTTGQPKGVMLTHGNLEVIAETGKEFLKLTSRDRMGILVPLFHLYGLREIDGCLRAGGTLILAKNLTYPAQVLKQFHGEQVTGFSGVPGGLTLFMDRYESLLKRCQRHLRYITLGTSPAPPSLLTQLKTALPTTRLFVTYGLTEVSRVCFREVTEPDRKAGSVGQPYPGVTLSILDEQGQPLGVNKPGRVAVKSSMIMKGYWNRPDLTQQCLWSDGTLLTPDYGYLDSENYLFLLGRTDELINSGGEKISPEEIEAVLRKHPAVREAAVTGIPDPAGILGEVVKAWVVCDPKFTPDPHELMGYCARYLESFKVPKVIEFSDSLPKTVLGKTQRSLLK, encoded by the coding sequence ATGGCCAGATTACACGAGTTTTTAAAACAATACAGGGCTCTTTCTCCAGGAAAAGAGGCAGTAGTCCAGGAAGAGTATCGTCTTACCTATGCGCAGTTAGATACTTTGGTGGATCGACTTGCCGGTATTTTACAACAGAACGGAATAGCTCCAGGAGATCGCATTTGTCTGCTCCTGGATAATTCTCCAGACTTTGTGATCGCTTATCTTGCTATCCTTCAAGTTGGGGGAGTGGTCGTTCCTTTAAATCCCTCCACGACCTTAGAGGCCTTAACCCATACCCTTGAAGATTGCTCACCCAAAGCGTTGTTCCTGGAAAAGCGAATCCATTCCTATGCCGGAGATCTGATTTCTTTGGGTTTTGGGGATCCCATAACTCTGGGAGAAGGTGAGGTGGAAATTTTCTTTCTCTCTTCATATTCCCGCCCCTTTGGGGTCTCGCATCCTCATCCTCCGGTTACGCCTTCAGCCAAGCTTTATCCTGGCGCCTATGCCCTCAATTCCTCCGGCATGCAAAGGAATATAGAAGGGCGGGAGAAGGACATCGAAGACGATCTGGCCGCTATTATTTATACCAGTGGAACAACCGGACAACCGAAGGGGGTTATGCTGACCCACGGAAATTTAGAGGTTATTGCGGAAACCGGAAAAGAGTTTCTGAAATTAACTTCTCGGGATCGAATGGGGATTCTGGTCCCTCTTTTCCATCTATACGGACTCCGGGAGATAGACGGTTGTTTGCGAGCAGGGGGAACTTTAATTCTGGCAAAGAATTTGACCTACCCGGCCCAGGTTTTAAAGCAATTTCATGGGGAACAGGTCACGGGATTCTCCGGAGTTCCAGGTGGATTAACGCTTTTTATGGATCGCTATGAATCCCTGTTGAAAAGATGCCAAAGGCATCTGCGCTATATTACCCTGGGTACTTCACCGGCTCCTCCTTCTCTCCTCACCCAACTCAAAACAGCCTTACCGACCACGCGGTTATTTGTAACCTATGGTCTTACAGAGGTCAGTCGGGTGTGTTTCCGGGAAGTTACAGAACCGGATCGGAAGGCGGGTTCCGTAGGACAGCCTTATCCAGGGGTAACACTTTCGATTTTAGATGAGCAGGGTCAACCCCTAGGAGTTAACAAACCGGGTCGTGTGGCGGTTAAAAGTTCCATGATTATGAAAGGTTATTGGAATCGACCAGATCTTACGCAACAATGCTTGTGGTCCGATGGAACTCTGTTGACCCCGGATTATGGCTACTTAGACTCAGAAAACTATCTCTTCTTACTGGGTCGTACCGATGAATTGATTAACAGTGGGGGAGAGAAGATCAGTCCAGAGGAAATAGAGGCCGTCTTGCGTAAGCATCCGGCGGTTAGAGAAGCTGCGGTGACAGGCATCCCAGATCCAGCCGGAATCTTAGGGGAAGTGGTAAAAGCCTGGGTCGTTTGTGACCCCAAATTTACACCCGATCCCCATGAACTGATGGGGTACTGCGCCCGTTACCTGGAATCTTTTAAAGTACCTAAAGTGATTGAATTCTCAGATTCCCTTCCCAAGACCGTGTTGGGTAAAACCCAAAGGTCTTTATTGAAGTGA
- a CDS encoding DUF2889 domain-containing protein has translation MELFHRKKDYKVLWDDLENRLVVTVSMKDSFHDMGVEVIFQYPDLVIVSIKPRINQTPYPICPAALTQISKCVGLQIRPGLTFLLERQIGGKEGCTHLTNLILDACHISIQGLLAKKCMEMGNPQQPYPPEEKIAFLEQHQLSVRNTCVAYSVQSPKFEASN, from the coding sequence ATGGAGCTTTTTCATCGAAAAAAAGATTATAAAGTTCTCTGGGATGACCTAGAAAACCGGTTGGTTGTAACGGTAAGTATGAAAGATTCTTTCCATGATATGGGGGTTGAAGTGATCTTCCAGTATCCGGATCTGGTGATCGTTTCGATTAAACCCCGGATAAATCAAACTCCCTATCCTATCTGTCCCGCAGCTTTGACTCAGATATCTAAATGCGTGGGACTCCAGATCAGGCCAGGTCTGACCTTTCTTCTGGAGCGGCAAATCGGTGGAAAGGAAGGATGTACTCATCTCACCAACCTTATATTGGATGCCTGTCATATCTCGATTCAAGGACTTTTAGCCAAAAAGTGTATGGAGATGGGTAATCCCCAACAGCCGTATCCCCCTGAAGAGAAAATAGCTTTCCTGGAGCAACATCAACTTTCGGTTCGAAACACCTGCGTCGCCTATTCAGTCCAAAGTCCAAAGTTTGAAGCCTCAAATTGA
- a CDS encoding MBOAT family O-acyltransferase, which produces MKNLTGLLTTTPIFYVTPAKPSSEWTGKFQVREYSMLFISLGALLWLFPPLNFLIFTLTALTIYLIGETNRTRNQKFILVLGVLVAFVFLKYQFPRPAIKYVFWGRQGIEAFFLLRSIDFVLSKRPKTSLTGWDRFNQFLLYIFFLPTLFAGPVVSFNDFYKSYQPQISNWSQLVPYNLLKMTWGGIKFFVLTPYSQNLYNKLQQWAEGSVPHPFLQHLDPRLFLWGTFCLLLIRFYWAFSGFTDMAIALSRLLGFNLYENFANPLLSSSPVQYWKTSNISTYRWLMTHVFYPFWGHKQITAKILTTFLVSGLWHLLVTPAITWDAVIQLTLAFGSFGLAIAVISKISQTPWIKEFSLKVKSPGIRILLLALKTALTFSFIALIHRSFWDGITGKPLEVTLQAYQRLFFG; this is translated from the coding sequence ATGAAAAATCTTACCGGTCTCCTGACAACGACTCCGATTTTTTACGTAACTCCGGCAAAGCCTTCCTCGGAATGGACGGGAAAATTCCAGGTTCGTGAATACTCCATGCTCTTTATTAGCCTGGGAGCCCTTTTATGGCTGTTTCCCCCGTTAAATTTTCTAATATTTACCCTGACGGCCCTGACCATCTATCTCATTGGGGAAACAAACCGAACCCGAAATCAGAAGTTCATTTTGGTTTTGGGGGTTTTAGTCGCTTTTGTTTTCCTTAAATACCAATTCCCCCGACCAGCCATCAAGTATGTCTTCTGGGGTCGTCAGGGAATAGAGGCCTTTTTCCTGCTTCGAAGTATAGATTTTGTCCTCAGTAAACGTCCTAAAACCTCTTTAACCGGTTGGGATCGATTCAATCAGTTTCTCCTTTATATATTTTTTCTTCCTACCCTATTCGCCGGACCTGTGGTTTCGTTCAATGATTTTTATAAGAGTTATCAACCTCAGATTTCTAATTGGTCCCAACTGGTTCCTTATAACCTCCTTAAAATGACCTGGGGAGGGATTAAGTTTTTTGTTTTGACTCCTTACTCTCAGAATCTCTACAATAAACTGCAACAATGGGCGGAGGGTTCTGTCCCCCATCCTTTTCTTCAACACCTGGACCCGAGACTTTTCCTATGGGGTACTTTTTGCCTGCTTTTAATTCGCTTTTATTGGGCTTTTTCCGGTTTTACAGATATGGCGATTGCCCTGTCTCGACTTCTGGGATTTAATCTTTATGAAAATTTTGCAAATCCACTTCTGTCCTCCAGCCCTGTTCAATATTGGAAAACTTCCAACATTTCGACTTATCGATGGCTCATGACCCATGTTTTTTATCCCTTCTGGGGGCATAAGCAGATAACTGCTAAAATCCTAACGACCTTTTTAGTCAGCGGTCTCTGGCATCTTCTGGTAACACCGGCCATAACGTGGGATGCTGTCATTCAACTAACCCTGGCCTTTGGATCCTTTGGTTTAGCCATTGCCGTTATTTCAAAGATTTCCCAGACTCCATGGATAAAAGAATTTTCTCTTAAAGTGAAGAGTCCTGGGATAAGAATCCTCCTTTTAGCTCTAAAAACTGCCCTTACCTTTTCGTTTATAGCCCTTATTCATCGAAGTTTTTGGGATGGAATCACCGGTAAGCCGTTGGAAGTAACCCTCCAGGCTTATCAGCGTCTATTTTTTGGTTGA